A segment of the Bordetella flabilis genome:
CGCGGGCACCGGTGTGGCCGGATGCGAGCGCGCCGTCAGCGCGATGGGCACCAGGCACAGGATCTGGAACACCGCAACCAGCGTCAGCGGCCGCAGATCCAGCGTCGGAAACAGCGTCAGCGACAACTGTCCCAGCACCGTCCCCAGGCCCGACACCAGCATATAGACGGAAAACACGCGCCCGCGCAGCCGGTTCTCGGTCTGCTCGTTCAGCCAGCTTTCTATCACCATGAACTGGGTCACCATGGCGATGCCGGCCACCAGGCGGAAGACCAGCCACAGCGGCAGGATCACGATGGAAGCCTGGGCCAGCACCATGGTGGCGGCGATCGCGGCGCAGGCCACGAAGGCGCGTATATGGCCCACGCGGATCAGCAGTCGATGCCCCAGCCGGGCCCCGCACACCAGGCCCAGGTAATAGCCGGCGATCAGGATGCCGATCCAGAACGGACTGACGGACTGCGCGGTCAGCCGCAGCCCCATGAAGGTATTGAACAGGCCCGTGCCGCACAGCATCAGCAGGGTCGCGGCGTACAACGAGGAAAAAGACGAAATCGTGGCGTACATGGTGCCCCGAGCAACGACGAGAGCCGCACGGGGCGGCTCTCGGATATGGCGGTACTTTCAGTGCAAGGCTGGCCGCATCAGCATTGCGACAGCATGGTCGCGGCGTCGCTGACTTCGAACTTGCCCGGGGCCTCGACGTTCAGCGTCTTGACGACGCCGTCTTCCAGCACCATGGCATAGCGTTGCGAACGCACGCCCATGCCGCGGGCGTTCAGGTCCAGCTCCAGGCCCAGTGCCTTGGTCCAGGTGGCCGAACCGTCGGCCAGCATGCGGACCTTGCCGTCGGTCTTCTGTTCGCGTCCCCAGGCGCCCATGACGAAGGCGTCATTGACCGCCACGCACCAGATCTCGTCCACGCCCTTCTGGCCGAAGGCCGCGGCATTCTGCACGAACCCGGGCAGGTGCTTGGCCGAGCAGGTCGGCGTGAAGGCGCCCGGTACCGCGAACACCACGATCTTCTTGCCCTTGACCAGATCGGCGACCTGGAAGTTGTTGGGCCCCAGCGCGCAGCTTTCGGTTTCGGTTTCGATGAATTCGGTCAGGGTGCCGTCCGGCACCCGGTCGCCGACTTTGATGGTCATGGAGTTCTCCAGTGTAGGGATGAAAAAGCGGTTTACTTGAAA
Coding sequences within it:
- a CDS encoding peroxiredoxin; translation: MTIKVGDRVPDGTLTEFIETETESCALGPNNFQVADLVKGKKIVVFAVPGAFTPTCSAKHLPGFVQNAAAFGQKGVDEIWCVAVNDAFVMGAWGREQKTDGKVRMLADGSATWTKALGLELDLNARGMGVRSQRYAMVLEDGVVKTLNVEAPGKFEVSDAATMLSQC